The genomic DNA TGTGCTGATTTATGACTTAcattatcatataaaaatacaTCCATAATGTCTTCTGGATTCCACAACCTACAGCGTTTTCCTGGCATGTCGGGTGACTCCAGTCGAACAATCTCTCGACCCGTTGCCTGGATAAATCTGTGCATATCAACCAAGTTGTGTGATATGGTTAACAGAGACCTGTCAACAAGGCTTCTAAATCCAACATGTGCGAAGAAACCACAACCATCCAACAACATTGCAACGTCATCTTTATCCATCCTTCTAAAGAAACAGGcaatatccaaaaatatattgatcTCGTTTTCCACAAGTCCAAAACAGCTCCTCAATATACGTGGAATGCAAATGGGAGAGGTTTTCAGAACTTCTTGTAATAACTGATCCCATTCCCCGTGAGATCTGCTCTTCAAATATTTAAGAACTTCTGGATTTCCATTAGCAAATTTGACCAGCTCAAGTGACTGCTTCCTGTAATCAGCAGTTGACATTGATATAACACTTTCCAATGTACCACTATCAAGAAGTAACAAAGACGTAGAAGTATCTAATGGCTTGACCTCGTAGATATCATCGATTTTACTTTGCCCGAACACGCCTCTATTTCTAGAGGTTATGATTACTCTGCTTCCTGAACCAAAATAGTTTAGATTCCCGGAAAAGGTTTCAAGATCCCTAAAATCATTTACATCGTCAAGAATAACGAGAACCCTCTTACACTGAAGCCTACTCCTCAAGAAACATGTGGTAATGTTGGAATTCCACATTAGAGAAAGAGATGGTTCGACCTCAAAGAGTTTAGACAGAAATTCCTCTCTAACTGTAACCTGCccattttcttttacttgttcaTGAATGTCCTTCAGGAAGACGCAAGTCTTGTATTTGACAGAGATTCTGCGGAAGACTTTTTCAGCAATGGTCGTCTTTCCTATACCAGCCGTACCCCATATACCTATCTTGCGAACACCTGGGGACTCGATGCATAGTAACGACAAAATCTCATCAACCTGCGTATCCATCCCAATCATTTTCTCCTTATCAATGGAACATAATTCCTTCAAAGCATCTCTAACAATCCCACCTATAAGTTCGGACTCAGATCTGCACCATTTCATAGATAGTCaacatcaagaaagaaaaaattaaaaatgatcatACTGAAGTTAGTTATAATACTAAAATGAGTGTAGACTAGAAAAGATTcttttaaacataaacaaaagaacagaAAAAGACTACTCCAGCTTACGTACTCTTTTGTCAATATGTAGTCAGGCGCTTCCTTTAAAACATCACATATTGACCACATTCGCTTGTTTTGGAGGGAATATCTCTCAAGATTCGTCTTGTTACCGATAGAAGATTGTGATAGTCTGTACCACATCTGAGAAACGCCTCGTTCCTTtctattcaaaaatattgagtATTTGGAAGAGACGTCACCGCTTCTTATGAATTCGATCATAACTCTATATTCTGGAACTTCATCAAATTTGTCAAAAACTGAAATCCCTTTCTGGCAGAGGGAAGCACGAAGATGGCTAATGAAACTGCTGCTTACGTCCTTTTCATTGTATGAGATGAAGACATCACACTCAGACTCAGGTGATGTGTCTGGAGGCAAAACGTTACTTTTATCAGAGGACTCACTTACGGAATCTCGTGGATTATGCTCAAAGATCTGTTTATCCACCTCGGTGAATCTAGTTACGTTTTCATAAGCGTCAAGCTTGAGTTTGTCAATAAGTTCCTGAAAATACGCGCCGACAACAATGCTTATGTCGATAAAATTCCGAGACtgcaaaactaaaacatagGCAATTAGGGATTACGGACCTCTTGTTTAAAGGTCAACTCGTTGGAGTTTAGTGTAGTGACCCCATCGAATGAAACTTCTTCTAATTCGTAAAAGTCATTGAAGAGAAAAAAGGCTCCCTGAGCTTGCACTTTGTATGCATAATACTTTCTCTCGTCCTTATGGCAACTCATTGCGTGGGATACAATCGTGTCCAGTGTTTTCTTGGACACCAATGCTCCTAATATCTGAAAACGTATCCCAACAAAATAGAAGAAGTCGTTAAGGAACACTAAAAAGACTTGCACACTTCCATGCCAGGCTACTTATCTATTATGGTTGAATTAGGTTATTCCATCGACACTTaagaaaaagccaaaaacaaagTCATTGTGTCTATAGTTTTTACCCGGTGGAAGGCGTCCGGATTCATCGCAATACAACGGCGAAGCTCTTGGACAGTATGGATCCCTTCTTCCGCCAAACGCGATGCTTCAACCCCATATTTGGGGATTCCCTCCAGCCTCCAAACCTCATCGTCGCCATATGGAGGTTGTGGCTTGTCAATCCCATAAGCTGCATCATCGAAAACTGTTACGTACAACCTAAACTGTACGGTTCAACATACGAAACTAACATTGGAACTTCTTCTCACATGAAGTTTCTCCTAGATGGTCTTCACACAAAGCAGTTTAGATTGCAGTCAGATAACATACATGGAATACTTTGCCCAAGTATGATTGGTAAATTGGTAACTACAGTTTTAACAATGTAACAAAAAGGAAGATGTCGTTTAGGATGAGTAAATTAAAGCGTAAACAGTATGACTGGAACCACTGTTTAAACAAAACAGTTTATTGGTTGGCGGCAGATATACCTAATAAATCGAAATCACATAAAGTATTCCATGTATGTTATCTGCCTGCAATCTAAACAGTTCTCACATTTTCTTACTGGACCCTCAGTTTCTCACATCGAACGTTTGCCACTAAACNTTCAAAAATATTGAGTATTTGGAAGAGACGTCACCGCTTCTTATGAATTCGATCATAACTCTATATTCTGGAACTTCATCAAATTTGTCAAAAACTGAAATCCCTTTCTGGCAGAGGGAAGCACGAAGATGGCTAATGAAACTGCTGCTTACGTCCTTTTCATTGTATGAGATGAAGACATCACACTCAGACTCAGGTGATGTGTCTGGAGGCAAAACGTTACTTTTATCAGAGGACTCACTTACGGAATCTCGTGGATTATGCTCAAAGATCTGTTTATCCACCTCGGTGAATCTAGTTACGTTTTCATAAGCGTCAAGCTTGAGTTTGTCAATAAGTTCCTGAAAATACGCGCCGACAACAATGCTTATGTCGATAAAATTCCGAGACtgcaaaactaaaacatagGCAATTAGGGATTACGGACCTCTTGTTTAAAGGTCAACTCGTTGGAGTTTAGTGTAGTGACCCCATCGAATGAAACTTCTTCTAATTCGTAAAAGTCATTGAAGAGAAAAAAGGCTCCCTGAGCTTGCACTTTGTATGCATAATACTTTCTCTCGTCCTTATGGCAACTCATTGCGTGGGATACAATCGTGTCCAGTGTTTTCTTGGACACCAATGCTCCTAATATCTGAAAACGTATCCCAACAAAATAGAAGAAGTCGTTAAGGAACACTAAAAAGACTTGCACACTTCCATGCCAGGCTACTTATCTATTATGGTTGAATTAGGTTATTCCATCGACACTTaagaaaaagccaaaaacaaagTCATTGTGTCTATAGTTTTTACCCGGTGGAAGGCGTCCGGATTCATCGCAATACAACGGCGAAGCTCTTGGACAGTATGGATCCCTTCTTCCGCCAAACGCGATGCTTCAACCCCATATTTGGGGATTCCCTCCAGCCTCCAAACCTCATCGTCGCCATATGGAGGTTGTGGCTTGTCAATCCCATAAGCTGCATCATCGAAAACTGTTACGTACAACCTAAACTGTACGGTTCAACATACGAAACTAACATTGGAACTTCTTCTCACATGAAGTTTCTCCTAGATGGTCTTCACACAAAGCAGTTTAGATTGCAGTCAGATAACATACATGGAATACTTTGCCCAAGTATGATTGGTAAATTGGTAACTACAGTTTTAACAATGTAACAAAAAGGAAGATGTCGTTTAGGATGAGTAAATTAAAGCGTAAACAGTATGACTGGAACCACTGTTTAAACAAAACAGTTTATTGGTTGGCGGCAGATATACCTAATAAATCGAAATCACATAAAGTATTCCATGTATGTTATCTGCCTGCAATCTAAACAGTTCTCACATTTTCTTACTGGACCCTCAGTTTCTCACATCGAACGTTTGCCACTAAACTCATATCATCGGCATGGTTAACGTCTTCATGTAAACCAATGATTAGACAGTTAGATAAAATAGAAGCTTTCTTTGAATATAAATCATTCTTCTTTTGCCCAAAAGATTCCAATCTAAAAATATCACAAGATATGAATTCCAAGtggaaaattttcaataaacaCTCCCATTTGCTTATATACCTATAATCTTAAGatatatccaataaatatatctatatatatataataagagcATTTTTTAGAATTGGAAGTTAACCAAGAAATCTCAGATGATAACAGGAACCAAAAGGTGATACTAAACGTCAAAATCATCTCCAACTATTCGTCAAACGCTTTTTCATACCTAAACTTCAATACCCTGCAAATAGCAACCTGAACCgtgttaaaattcaaatttgttacctgaactatataaaatattttcaatttcaacATCTGCTCGAACAGTATGAAGTCGGAGTTTAACGGCGTTGAGTCAGACAACTCGTGGCGTCCATGTGGCACTGAGATCAGTGGCGGACCTACGTTGATCTTGGTGGTGGCAGTTGCCCCCAGTAATTATAGAAATATGTAAAAGTTTTACACTAGATTAAATAAGACAAGTGGCAAACTGGTTTGAGTTCACTCTAAAAATGCTCACAGGGGGAGGGTTCGACTCTACCTTAGAGCAATCTGCACCCACCAATATTTTTTACTAGGTCCGCCCCTGACTGAGATTGACTAAAACGATTTCGTTTTGGTCATTTCTTAATAACCACAACACACCCAAGAATGACCAAAACGAAATCGTTTTAGTTAGTCCCAGTGCCACGTGGACGCTACTCAGCACTGTTAAACTCCAACTTAATATTGTTCGAGCAGATGTTGAAGTTGACAACATTTCATATAGTTCAggtagcaaatttgaattttaacacGGTTCAGATTGCTATTTGCAGGGTATTGaagtttaggtataaaaaagcTTTTGGCAAATAGTTGGGTTGATTTTGACCCGTTTTCTTTATACTATATCTCCCTGTAGTTTAAGGCGAACGTACCACACAGATTCCCAAGTGTTGCAAGCGGAGATCCTGCATCTGTGAAGTAGGAGGCCAGATTGATCCCCGAGTAGTCGTATTTGTTCAAAAAAGGATgttcctgaaaaaaaaaaatttgacccAAAGGATGGTTTAATACTTGAATGGATAAAACAAAATCTGCAAAAGGgattattataaaacaataGTTCATTTTTGATCCAGGTGCATAAGGAAACGTTCAACTCGAAAACACTGGtccattttctcttttgattttgaggTGCATAAGGAAACGTTCCTGTTGCACATTCGAGCACTACTAATCCCAAGCTCCATATATCACTTTTATTACCATACATGCTTCCAACAATTCTCTCTGGctgcaaaaaggaaaaattaagaTTCTCAATTTTTAACCGCTGAGAAGGGTTTCAAACTAGTCAATGCTAAACAGACAAACAAGATACTTACAGACATATTATAGTAAGTCCCCACAAATGTGTTTGATAAACCTGCTGTGTTTGTCATAACGGTACTCACACCAAAGTCAGTTATTTTGACTTCTCCACTGTGGTTGATCAACAGATTTGATGGTTTCAACTCACGGTGGATGATATGCCTATCATGATGAAGATAGATCAGTCCTTGGGTCACCTCTATTATCAGATTCAAGAAATCACATCAATCGACCGATACAAGAAAGTATGGTATTTAGTATTTTCCGTGTTGCTTACTTGTCTAAAGATGGCAGAAAGATATGACTCAGGGATGGCTTTAACTGATTTGAGAAAGTCTTCTAGAGATCCTCCGTCCATGTACTCCATAACTAGTGAGATTGCGCCATTGTGGTTAAATGATTGGTACGAGGTAACAAGAAATGGACATTGTGACGATTGAGTTATCTTCAACTCTTGTGCAATTTCCTTAAGGATTTCTTCATTGATGTTTAGTTGAAAGACCTAATTATATAGCATAAGAGTCATGCAAGAGAACAATAAGGAATAAGATTCAGTTGAAAATAGAAAGTGCATAATGAAAAGGCAAGTGAGGAAAACAGGAGCATATACCATTAGAAAAAAGCCCCAGAACTATTTTAAATGGATTTAAAAGAGATTTGTTATGCTTAGAACACATAAAAGAAGAGCAAATTAGCTCATCATATACATAGAATCTGAGGATGGTGAACCAATGAGTACCTTCAAGACAAAAAATTGGCCAGTCCTTTTGTGTTGAACCAACTGAACACGACGGCTTCCTTTTCCAATGACTTTAACGACATCCAAATCCAACAAGCTCAGCTGATCATCAGCTGGCTGAATTGAAGACAGCTGAAAAACACAGTTGCAAGAACAAAAGTAATCAAGAAGACATGAGCTTAAAAATGTGTAAATCCCTGAATTCTCTCTATCCAAAAATACAgtaatgaacttaaaaaaaaaaaaaaagattgtactATGATCAGATCCACAAACCACATTACATTTCATGCATTCCACCTAACCTAAAACTCAGCAAAATATTTATTCACAGTTACCAAGCCTAACGCAATTTCCAAATTCAGTAAAATCAGTACCNaaaaaaaaaaaaaaaaaaaaaaaaaaaaaaaaaaaaaaaaaaaaaaaaaaaaaaaaaaaaaaaaaaaagaggaagaagactaacAACATCAGGCTCCCATTGAGAGATGATTTGAACTCCATCCTTGTTAACTCGCTGATCTTCATCCTTAAATGTACCGCTCTGCGTCGTCCTACAGAGAGACCACAAAACCCTAAGTTCCCCCTCcacaaacaccaaaaacaaaaccacagACACATATTTCCGcacaaaaacacatcaaatCTATATCCATATAGATCCATggagaaatacataaaaaaatatacaggaACTTGGTGTTGGATTGCTCGCCAGCAGCTGGAATTGAGAGCTCGTAAAATCCATCTCTGTTCATCGTCTACttcgcttcttcttcccttcttcagagtttcaatttctttttctttttttctgggAAGCCATTACTATTAGCAACCGACTAACATTTTCCACCACACAATTtgcggtaaaaaaaaaaaaaaactcttatccGAGAGTGTGTGAGCTTGGATACAGTAATCTGTAGATTGATTCCGGATCCCAACTAGACAAAAAAATTGCATTCTAAGCTTTTTCTCCCATGGAGTCTCCTCCTGCAAAGTTTGATGTGTTTCTTAGTTTCAGAGGTTCCGACACACGAAAAAACTTCACAGGCCATCTACATGATAAGCTTTCTGGAAAGGGAATCGACTCCTTTATCGACGACAAGCTCTGCCGAGGGGACGACATCGCCGCGCTTTTCGATCGAATCGAGCAATCCAAGATTGCGATCATTGTCTTCTCGAAGAACTTCACAAACTCCACGTGGTGCCTCCGAGAGCTTGTGAAAATCCTCCAGTGTAGGGACATAAACAAACAGGTGGTGATACCTATCTTCTACAATATTGAAAAACCGGATCTGATGAGGATGCTGGTGGGAAACGAGAGATTCACCGACGACGAGATTTCATCGTGGAAAGCTGCGTTGACCACTGCATTCAACATCTCTGGCTATGTTATCAATGATACTAGGTTAGCATTTAACATCTCGGGTTAATGCTCTATTTAGTTTCACTATGATTTGTTTTAACTTAAGCTTCATCTTCATGTTTGATAGCACGTCTGAGGCTGACCTTCTGAATGAAATTGCTTTCGACACGTTAAAGAAGCTGAGTGATTTAGCTCCCGTAGGGAACCATGCCCTGGTAGGAATAGAATCACGTGTGGAGGCTTTAGAAAAGCTATTATCGTGCCATGAGTTGGGTTCTGTTCGCGTCATAGGAATTGTTGGCATGGCTGGTATTGGTAAAAGCGCCCTTGCTGATTGCTTGTACGGACGGTTGCGAGGTCAGTTCGATGGTAGctgttttctttcaaaaatcagTGAAAACCTAGGTCGAAGCGGATTAGAATATTTGCTTGAGAAGCTCTTGTCTACATTGCTAAACGAAAGAAATCTGGAGATTGGAGCTCCTGAAACTGCACATGCGAAATTTGAGAGCCGTCTCAAGAGCAAGAAACTGCTTATTGTGCTTGATGATGTGAATCATGAGAAACAAGTAAGAGATCTTATGGGGCACCGTAAATGGTATCGAGGAGGAAGTAGAATCATCATTACTACTAGAGACTGTAAACTGGTGGAGACGATCCAAGGCCGAAAATATGTGCTCCCGAGATTGAATGATAGAGAAGCCTTGAAGCTCTTTAGCTCGAATGCGTTTGGTGACAGTACTGGGCCTCTAAAAGAGTTTCAGGGTTTGACAAATATGGTTCTTGATTATGCTAAAGGCCACCCTTTGGCTCTTAAGGTTTTAGGATCTGATCTTTGCAAGATGGATAAACAGTTTTGGGAAGCTAGGTTAGAAATACTCAAAAGTAAATCTCATGGAGATATCTACGAAGTTCTTGAAACTAGTTTTGATGAACTTAGCAAAGAGCAGAAagatatttttcttgatattgCATGTTTCTTTAGATCAGAGAAGGTGGATTACGTGACAAGCCTTTTGTACAGTCGTGGAACGAATGTGTCTAGCGTGATACAAGAACTCGTTGACAAATGTCTGATTACTGTCGTTGATAATCGCATCGAGATGCATGAGATGTTGCAGACGATGGGAAAGGAGATTAGTACAAAACCAGAACCAATCGGAATAAGAGACTATAGGTGGATATCACAACATCGTCCGCAGCGCGATTGGCATCTCAGACTATGGGATAGTGAAGATATATGTGACCAGCTGACAAAAGACATGGTACGTAGTGGCATATTCTTGGtgatattatatagtttaaaatttgatgttattttaGCATCTCGCTTTGAACTAACTATTGTATATCTACCACTTGATTGACAGGGTTCTAAAAATATAAGAGGGATCTTTCTTGACACATCAAATCTAGGAGCAATGCGTCTAAGATCCAAAGCCTTCAACGGGATGTACAATCTCAAATACATCAAAATTTATGATTCTCGATGTTCTCGTAGGTGTGAAGTGGATCATAAACTGTACTCTCGAAATGGGTTTGATTTCCTTCCTGATGAACTTACTTATCTACATTGGCATGGATGCCCTCTACAGAGTCTCCCTGAGAACTTTTACCCCAAGTACCTAGTCGACCTTAAGTTGCCATATAGTAAATTAGTAGAGATTTGGGGTGATGACAAGGTATGTATATTCATGTCTAGTTTCACCAGTCATAAGCTA from Camelina sativa cultivar DH55 chromosome 2, Cs, whole genome shotgun sequence includes the following:
- the LOC104748586 gene encoding disease resistance protein LAZ5-like, with the protein product MESPPAKFDVFLSFRGSDTRKNFTGHLHDKLSGKGIDSFIDDKLCRGDDIAALFDRIEQSKIAIIVFSKNFTNSTWCLRELVKILQCRDINKQVVIPIFYNIEKPDLMRMLVGNERFTDDEISSWKAALTTAFNISGYVINDTSTSEADLLNEIAFDTLKKLSDLAPVGNHALVGIESRVEALEKLLSCHELGSVRVIGIVGMAGIGKSALADCLYGRLRGQFDGSCFLSKISENLGRSGLEYLLEKLLSTLLNERNLEIGAPETAHAKFESRLKSKKLLIVLDDVNHEKQVRDLMGHRKWYRGGSRIIITTRDCKLVETIQGRKYVLPRLNDREALKLFSSNAFGDSTGPLKEFQGLTNMVLDYAKGHPLALKVLGSDLCKMDKQFWEARLEILKSKSHGDIYEVLETSFDELSKEQKDIFLDIACFFRSEKVDYVTSLLYSRGTNVSSVIQELVDKCLITVVDNRIEMHEMLQTMGKEISTKPEPIGIRDYRWISQHRPQRDWHLRLWDSEDICDQLTKDMGSKNIRGIFLDTSNLGAMRLRSKAFNGMYNLKYIKIYDSRCSRRCEVDHKLYSRNGFDFLPDELTYLHWHGCPLQSLPENFYPKYLVDLKLPYSKLVEIWGDDKDARMLKWVDLSHSLELRRCLGLANAQNLERLNLEGCKSLEKLPSSMNCLEKLIYLNLRECTSLRSLPKEIKNQSLQTLILSGCSSLKKCPQISENVEVLLLDGTAIKTLPESIETLGKLVLLNLRNCKKLKRLSSGLYKLNCLRELILSGCSQLEVFPEIKENMEALEILLLDDTAITELPKMMHLSNIKTFSLCGTSSQVFVSMFFMLPTLCCSRLTDLYLSRCNLYKLPDNIGGLSSLQSLCLSGNNIENLPESFDQLQNLKWFDLKYCKFLKSIPALPQNLQYLDAHECESLETLANPLTPLNVGERIQSMFMFSNCYKLNKEAHESLVSHARIKSQLMANASVKRYYRGFIPESVAMDPENNQTSPLPVEGEIDPNIPENYFGAPSCPSD